In Vespa crabro chromosome 7, iyVesCrab1.2, whole genome shotgun sequence, a single window of DNA contains:
- the LOC124425654 gene encoding transcriptional repressor p66-beta-like isoform X7: protein MKYPVVEGMETMELDGDAVVDLSVSSGRRNSPSINTNSGDAGVPLDLGVHFSASSNLESNMPEARNIQNAARGILAPKSGDDRRTRRNLRPRIERSYAESPDEPRINGYLNGNTSDSDEGRMTNNIPSNTADMPPLLPIKELSSDELAERERTLRKLKEELRSEEMKLVLLKKLRQSQQLKENIAAVPKVPSKLPPPVTVQPTPHGHRTGKAPPPLLRGQPAPSRSSSLHAPPPGMLLPPTTGRSSTSSTGMPPNMVIPQPPHPRSRPPSATPSVPTYHAPADRTERSTKDPTPTPAHQLLVGSQENKTTASLNTPVISEQDRSREDNQTPAQRQAAAKLALRKQLEKTLLQIPPPKPPPPEMHFVPNPSNTEFIYLVGLEHVVDFITKEPAIPPPPEPFECTQCKTDFTPVWKWEKPVGSGKKEGPRGQHATFQRPPAGRDPRVICEHCVTSNVKKALKAEHTNRLKTAFVKALQQEQEIEQRLAQAACPSPDPPAPKVVPKAATPTRRIATPPAPPPQVPPAPTLTPTPPAPKLQEHPLVKLAESGKFSPHHAATAAALQQQLLRELAKNPVAGLPHQPLPAHMMPPFTSILYPYQLAMAQATGGKGLVELQRQAADLQRQYLLDMIPSQASQAQGNQAPPRAHPHNWKT, encoded by the exons ATGAA ATACCCAGTGGTCGAAGGAATGGAAACCATGGAGTTAGATGGTGATGCTGTAGTTGATCTGAGCGTAAG CAGTGGCAGAAGAAATTCCCCATCTATAAATACTAATTCAGGTGATGCAGGGGTGCCCTTGGATCTTGGAGTTCATTTCTCTGCAAGTTCTAATTTAGAAAGTAATATGCCAGAAGCACGAAACATTCAAAATGCAGCAAGAGGCATTTTGGCTCCAAAATCAGGAGATGATCGGAGGACTCGTCGTAATCTTAGACCAAGAATTGAAAGAAGTTATGCGGAGAGTCCTGATGAACCTAGAATAAATGGATATCTAAATGGAAATACGTCGGATAGCGATGAAG gtCGAATGACAAATAATATTCCTTCAAACACAGCTGATATGCCACCATTGCTTCCAATCAAAGAACTATCTTCAGATGAATTGGCTGAACGTGAAAGGACATTGAGAAAACTGAAGGAGGAGCTGCGTTCTGAGGAAATGAAATTGGTACTGTTAAAAAAGCTGAGACAATCTCAAcaattaaaagagaatattGCGGCAGTTCCCAAGGTTCCCAGCAAATTACCACCGCCAGTAACAGTACAACCAACACCTCATGG GCATAGAACAGGGAAAGCACCACCGCCATTACTGAGAGGGCAACCAGCACCAAGTAGAAGTAGTAGTCTTCATGCACCACCACCAGGAATGTTGTTACCACCTACAACTGGACGAAGTTCTACTTCAAGTACTGGAATGCCTCCTAACATGGTAATACCTCAACCACCGCATCCTCGGAGTAGACCACCTAGTGCAACGCCGAGTGTGCCAACTTATCATGCTCCGGCTGATAGAACTGAACGCTCCACAAAAGATCCTACCCCTACACCAGCACATCAA CTGCTTGTTGGAtctcaagaaaataaaaccaCAGCATCTTTAAATACGCCCGTAATTTCGGAACAG GATAGATCCAGAGAGGATAATCAAACTCCCGCACAGCGGCAGGCTGCTGCTAAGTTGGCTTTAAGAAAACAACTGGAGAAAACTCTTTTGCAAATACCACCACCGAAACCTCCACCACCGGAAATGCATTTTGTACCGAATCCTTCGAACACAGAGTTTATTTATCTGGTTGGCTTGGAGCATGTGGTTgattttattacgaaagaaCCTGCTATACCCCCTCCTCCTGAGCCGTTTGAATGTACACAGTGTAAAACAGACTTTACGCCTGTTTGGAAGTGGGAAAAACCAGTAGGTAGTGGCAAAAAAGAAGGTCCACGTGGACAGCATGCCACATTCCAACGACCTCCAGCAGGTCGAGATCCTAGAGTCATCTGTGAACATTGTGTGACATCCAATGTCAAGAAAGCTCTTAAAGCAGAGCATACAAATCG ATTAAAGACTGCTTTTGTAAAAGCTCTACAACAAGAGCAAGAAATTGAACAAAGGCTTGCTCAAGCAGCGTGCCCAAGTCCAGATCCACCAGCTCCAAAAGTAGTCCCGAAAGCAGCTACTCCTACAAGAAGAATAGCGACACCccctgctcctcctcctcagGTGCCGCCGGCACCTACGCTTACACCAACACCACCTGCGCCTAAACTGCAGGAACATCCATTAGTTAAACTGGCCGAAAGTGGAAAGTTTAGCCCTCATCATGCGGCTACTGCAGCTGCTTTACAACAGCAATTGTTAAgag AACTGGCAAAGAATCCTGTAGCAGGCTTACCACATCAACCTCTTCCCGCACACATGATGCCACCGTTCACCTCGATATTATATCCGTATCAACTCGCAATGGCACAGGCTACTGGAGGTAAAGGCCTCGTTGAATTGCAACGGCAAGCAGCGGATCTTCAACGTCAGTACCTGCTCGATATGATTCCATCGCAAGCATCTCAAGCACAGGGCAATCAAGCTCCACCAAGAGCTCATCCGCATAATTGGAAAACGTAA
- the LOC124425654 gene encoding transcriptional repressor p66-beta-like isoform X5, with the protein MKYPVVEGMETMELDGDAVVDLSVSSSGRRNSPSINTNSGDAGVPLDLGVHFSASSNLESNMPEARNIQNAARGILAPKSGDDRRTRRNLRPRIERSYAESPDEPRINGYLNGNTSDSDEGRMTNNIPSNTADMPPLLPIKELSSDELAERERTLRKLKEELRSEEMKLVLLKKLRQSQQLKENIAAVPKVPSKLPPPVTVQPTPHGHRTGKAPPPLLRGQPAPSRSSSLHAPPPGMLLPPTTGRSSTSSTGMPPNMVIPQPPHPRSRPPSATPSVPTYHAPADRTERSTKDPTPTPAHQLLVGSQENKTTASLNTPVISEQDRSREDNQTPAQRQAAAKLALRKQLEKTLLQIPPPKPPPPEMHFVPNPSNTEFIYLVGLEHVVDFITKEPAIPPPPEPFECTQCKTDFTPVWKWEKPVGSGKKEGPRGQHATFQRPPAGRDPRVICEHCVTSNVKKALKAEHTNRLKTAFVKALQQEQEIEQRLAQAACPSPDPPAPKVVPKAATPTRRIATPPAPPPQVPPAPTLTPTPPAPKLQEHPLVKLAESGKFSPHHAATAAALQQQLLRELAKNPVAGLPHQPLPAHMMPPFTSILYPYQLAMAQATGGKGLVELQRQAADLQRQYLLDMIPSQASQAQGNQAPPRAHPHNWKT; encoded by the exons ATGAA ATACCCAGTGGTCGAAGGAATGGAAACCATGGAGTTAGATGGTGATGCTGTAGTTGATCTGAGCGTAAG cAGCAGTGGCAGAAGAAATTCCCCATCTATAAATACTAATTCAGGTGATGCAGGGGTGCCCTTGGATCTTGGAGTTCATTTCTCTGCAAGTTCTAATTTAGAAAGTAATATGCCAGAAGCACGAAACATTCAAAATGCAGCAAGAGGCATTTTGGCTCCAAAATCAGGAGATGATCGGAGGACTCGTCGTAATCTTAGACCAAGAATTGAAAGAAGTTATGCGGAGAGTCCTGATGAACCTAGAATAAATGGATATCTAAATGGAAATACGTCGGATAGCGATGAAG gtCGAATGACAAATAATATTCCTTCAAACACAGCTGATATGCCACCATTGCTTCCAATCAAAGAACTATCTTCAGATGAATTGGCTGAACGTGAAAGGACATTGAGAAAACTGAAGGAGGAGCTGCGTTCTGAGGAAATGAAATTGGTACTGTTAAAAAAGCTGAGACAATCTCAAcaattaaaagagaatattGCGGCAGTTCCCAAGGTTCCCAGCAAATTACCACCGCCAGTAACAGTACAACCAACACCTCATGG GCATAGAACAGGGAAAGCACCACCGCCATTACTGAGAGGGCAACCAGCACCAAGTAGAAGTAGTAGTCTTCATGCACCACCACCAGGAATGTTGTTACCACCTACAACTGGACGAAGTTCTACTTCAAGTACTGGAATGCCTCCTAACATGGTAATACCTCAACCACCGCATCCTCGGAGTAGACCACCTAGTGCAACGCCGAGTGTGCCAACTTATCATGCTCCGGCTGATAGAACTGAACGCTCCACAAAAGATCCTACCCCTACACCAGCACATCAA CTGCTTGTTGGAtctcaagaaaataaaaccaCAGCATCTTTAAATACGCCCGTAATTTCGGAACAG GATAGATCCAGAGAGGATAATCAAACTCCCGCACAGCGGCAGGCTGCTGCTAAGTTGGCTTTAAGAAAACAACTGGAGAAAACTCTTTTGCAAATACCACCACCGAAACCTCCACCACCGGAAATGCATTTTGTACCGAATCCTTCGAACACAGAGTTTATTTATCTGGTTGGCTTGGAGCATGTGGTTgattttattacgaaagaaCCTGCTATACCCCCTCCTCCTGAGCCGTTTGAATGTACACAGTGTAAAACAGACTTTACGCCTGTTTGGAAGTGGGAAAAACCAGTAGGTAGTGGCAAAAAAGAAGGTCCACGTGGACAGCATGCCACATTCCAACGACCTCCAGCAGGTCGAGATCCTAGAGTCATCTGTGAACATTGTGTGACATCCAATGTCAAGAAAGCTCTTAAAGCAGAGCATACAAATCG ATTAAAGACTGCTTTTGTAAAAGCTCTACAACAAGAGCAAGAAATTGAACAAAGGCTTGCTCAAGCAGCGTGCCCAAGTCCAGATCCACCAGCTCCAAAAGTAGTCCCGAAAGCAGCTACTCCTACAAGAAGAATAGCGACACCccctgctcctcctcctcagGTGCCGCCGGCACCTACGCTTACACCAACACCACCTGCGCCTAAACTGCAGGAACATCCATTAGTTAAACTGGCCGAAAGTGGAAAGTTTAGCCCTCATCATGCGGCTACTGCAGCTGCTTTACAACAGCAATTGTTAAgag AACTGGCAAAGAATCCTGTAGCAGGCTTACCACATCAACCTCTTCCCGCACACATGATGCCACCGTTCACCTCGATATTATATCCGTATCAACTCGCAATGGCACAGGCTACTGGAGGTAAAGGCCTCGTTGAATTGCAACGGCAAGCAGCGGATCTTCAACGTCAGTACCTGCTCGATATGATTCCATCGCAAGCATCTCAAGCACAGGGCAATCAAGCTCCACCAAGAGCTCATCCGCATAATTGGAAAACGTAA
- the LOC124425654 gene encoding transcriptional repressor p66-beta-like isoform X4 has protein sequence MSTSTRVCGYPVVEGMETMELDGDAVVDLSVSSGRRNSPSINTNSGDAGVPLDLGVHFSASSNLESNMPEARNIQNAARGILAPKSGDDRRTRRNLRPRIERSYAESPDEPRINGYLNGNTSDSDEGRMTNNIPSNTADMPPLLPIKELSSDELAERERTLRKLKEELRSEEMKLVLLKKLRQSQQLKENIAAVPKVPSKLPPPVTVQPTPHGHRTGKAPPPLLRGQPAPSRSSSLHAPPPGMLLPPTTGRSSTSSTGMPPNMVIPQPPHPRSRPPSATPSVPTYHAPADRTERSTKDPTPTPAHQLLVGSQENKTTASLNTPVISEQDRSREDNQTPAQRQAAAKLALRKQLEKTLLQIPPPKPPPPEMHFVPNPSNTEFIYLVGLEHVVDFITKEPAIPPPPEPFECTQCKTDFTPVWKWEKPVGSGKKEGPRGQHATFQRPPAGRDPRVICEHCVTSNVKKALKAEHTNRLKTAFVKALQQEQEIEQRLAQAACPSPDPPAPKVVPKAATPTRRIATPPAPPPQVPPAPTLTPTPPAPKLQEHPLVKLAESGKFSPHHAATAAALQQQLLRELAKNPVAGLPHQPLPAHMMPPFTSILYPYQLAMAQATGGKGLVELQRQAADLQRQYLLDMIPSQASQAQGNQAPPRAHPHNWKT, from the exons ATGTCGACGAGTACGCGCGTGTGTGG ATACCCAGTGGTCGAAGGAATGGAAACCATGGAGTTAGATGGTGATGCTGTAGTTGATCTGAGCGTAAG CAGTGGCAGAAGAAATTCCCCATCTATAAATACTAATTCAGGTGATGCAGGGGTGCCCTTGGATCTTGGAGTTCATTTCTCTGCAAGTTCTAATTTAGAAAGTAATATGCCAGAAGCACGAAACATTCAAAATGCAGCAAGAGGCATTTTGGCTCCAAAATCAGGAGATGATCGGAGGACTCGTCGTAATCTTAGACCAAGAATTGAAAGAAGTTATGCGGAGAGTCCTGATGAACCTAGAATAAATGGATATCTAAATGGAAATACGTCGGATAGCGATGAAG gtCGAATGACAAATAATATTCCTTCAAACACAGCTGATATGCCACCATTGCTTCCAATCAAAGAACTATCTTCAGATGAATTGGCTGAACGTGAAAGGACATTGAGAAAACTGAAGGAGGAGCTGCGTTCTGAGGAAATGAAATTGGTACTGTTAAAAAAGCTGAGACAATCTCAAcaattaaaagagaatattGCGGCAGTTCCCAAGGTTCCCAGCAAATTACCACCGCCAGTAACAGTACAACCAACACCTCATGG GCATAGAACAGGGAAAGCACCACCGCCATTACTGAGAGGGCAACCAGCACCAAGTAGAAGTAGTAGTCTTCATGCACCACCACCAGGAATGTTGTTACCACCTACAACTGGACGAAGTTCTACTTCAAGTACTGGAATGCCTCCTAACATGGTAATACCTCAACCACCGCATCCTCGGAGTAGACCACCTAGTGCAACGCCGAGTGTGCCAACTTATCATGCTCCGGCTGATAGAACTGAACGCTCCACAAAAGATCCTACCCCTACACCAGCACATCAA CTGCTTGTTGGAtctcaagaaaataaaaccaCAGCATCTTTAAATACGCCCGTAATTTCGGAACAG GATAGATCCAGAGAGGATAATCAAACTCCCGCACAGCGGCAGGCTGCTGCTAAGTTGGCTTTAAGAAAACAACTGGAGAAAACTCTTTTGCAAATACCACCACCGAAACCTCCACCACCGGAAATGCATTTTGTACCGAATCCTTCGAACACAGAGTTTATTTATCTGGTTGGCTTGGAGCATGTGGTTgattttattacgaaagaaCCTGCTATACCCCCTCCTCCTGAGCCGTTTGAATGTACACAGTGTAAAACAGACTTTACGCCTGTTTGGAAGTGGGAAAAACCAGTAGGTAGTGGCAAAAAAGAAGGTCCACGTGGACAGCATGCCACATTCCAACGACCTCCAGCAGGTCGAGATCCTAGAGTCATCTGTGAACATTGTGTGACATCCAATGTCAAGAAAGCTCTTAAAGCAGAGCATACAAATCG ATTAAAGACTGCTTTTGTAAAAGCTCTACAACAAGAGCAAGAAATTGAACAAAGGCTTGCTCAAGCAGCGTGCCCAAGTCCAGATCCACCAGCTCCAAAAGTAGTCCCGAAAGCAGCTACTCCTACAAGAAGAATAGCGACACCccctgctcctcctcctcagGTGCCGCCGGCACCTACGCTTACACCAACACCACCTGCGCCTAAACTGCAGGAACATCCATTAGTTAAACTGGCCGAAAGTGGAAAGTTTAGCCCTCATCATGCGGCTACTGCAGCTGCTTTACAACAGCAATTGTTAAgag AACTGGCAAAGAATCCTGTAGCAGGCTTACCACATCAACCTCTTCCCGCACACATGATGCCACCGTTCACCTCGATATTATATCCGTATCAACTCGCAATGGCACAGGCTACTGGAGGTAAAGGCCTCGTTGAATTGCAACGGCAAGCAGCGGATCTTCAACGTCAGTACCTGCTCGATATGATTCCATCGCAAGCATCTCAAGCACAGGGCAATCAAGCTCCACCAAGAGCTCATCCGCATAATTGGAAAACGTAA
- the LOC124425654 gene encoding transcriptional repressor p66-beta-like isoform X3: MSTSTRVCGYPVVEGMETMELDGDAVVDLSVSSSGRRNSPSINTNSGDAGVPLDLGVHFSASSNLESNMPEARNIQNAARGILAPKSGDDRRTRRNLRPRIERSYAESPDEPRINGYLNGNTSDSDEGRMTNNIPSNTADMPPLLPIKELSSDELAERERTLRKLKEELRSEEMKLVLLKKLRQSQQLKENIAAVPKVPSKLPPPVTVQPTPHGHRTGKAPPPLLRGQPAPSRSSSLHAPPPGMLLPPTTGRSSTSSTGMPPNMVIPQPPHPRSRPPSATPSVPTYHAPADRTERSTKDPTPTPAHQLLVGSQENKTTASLNTPVISEQDRSREDNQTPAQRQAAAKLALRKQLEKTLLQIPPPKPPPPEMHFVPNPSNTEFIYLVGLEHVVDFITKEPAIPPPPEPFECTQCKTDFTPVWKWEKPVGSGKKEGPRGQHATFQRPPAGRDPRVICEHCVTSNVKKALKAEHTNRLKTAFVKALQQEQEIEQRLAQAACPSPDPPAPKVVPKAATPTRRIATPPAPPPQVPPAPTLTPTPPAPKLQEHPLVKLAESGKFSPHHAATAAALQQQLLRELAKNPVAGLPHQPLPAHMMPPFTSILYPYQLAMAQATGGKGLVELQRQAADLQRQYLLDMIPSQASQAQGNQAPPRAHPHNWKT, translated from the exons ATGTCGACGAGTACGCGCGTGTGTGG ATACCCAGTGGTCGAAGGAATGGAAACCATGGAGTTAGATGGTGATGCTGTAGTTGATCTGAGCGTAAG cAGCAGTGGCAGAAGAAATTCCCCATCTATAAATACTAATTCAGGTGATGCAGGGGTGCCCTTGGATCTTGGAGTTCATTTCTCTGCAAGTTCTAATTTAGAAAGTAATATGCCAGAAGCACGAAACATTCAAAATGCAGCAAGAGGCATTTTGGCTCCAAAATCAGGAGATGATCGGAGGACTCGTCGTAATCTTAGACCAAGAATTGAAAGAAGTTATGCGGAGAGTCCTGATGAACCTAGAATAAATGGATATCTAAATGGAAATACGTCGGATAGCGATGAAG gtCGAATGACAAATAATATTCCTTCAAACACAGCTGATATGCCACCATTGCTTCCAATCAAAGAACTATCTTCAGATGAATTGGCTGAACGTGAAAGGACATTGAGAAAACTGAAGGAGGAGCTGCGTTCTGAGGAAATGAAATTGGTACTGTTAAAAAAGCTGAGACAATCTCAAcaattaaaagagaatattGCGGCAGTTCCCAAGGTTCCCAGCAAATTACCACCGCCAGTAACAGTACAACCAACACCTCATGG GCATAGAACAGGGAAAGCACCACCGCCATTACTGAGAGGGCAACCAGCACCAAGTAGAAGTAGTAGTCTTCATGCACCACCACCAGGAATGTTGTTACCACCTACAACTGGACGAAGTTCTACTTCAAGTACTGGAATGCCTCCTAACATGGTAATACCTCAACCACCGCATCCTCGGAGTAGACCACCTAGTGCAACGCCGAGTGTGCCAACTTATCATGCTCCGGCTGATAGAACTGAACGCTCCACAAAAGATCCTACCCCTACACCAGCACATCAA CTGCTTGTTGGAtctcaagaaaataaaaccaCAGCATCTTTAAATACGCCCGTAATTTCGGAACAG GATAGATCCAGAGAGGATAATCAAACTCCCGCACAGCGGCAGGCTGCTGCTAAGTTGGCTTTAAGAAAACAACTGGAGAAAACTCTTTTGCAAATACCACCACCGAAACCTCCACCACCGGAAATGCATTTTGTACCGAATCCTTCGAACACAGAGTTTATTTATCTGGTTGGCTTGGAGCATGTGGTTgattttattacgaaagaaCCTGCTATACCCCCTCCTCCTGAGCCGTTTGAATGTACACAGTGTAAAACAGACTTTACGCCTGTTTGGAAGTGGGAAAAACCAGTAGGTAGTGGCAAAAAAGAAGGTCCACGTGGACAGCATGCCACATTCCAACGACCTCCAGCAGGTCGAGATCCTAGAGTCATCTGTGAACATTGTGTGACATCCAATGTCAAGAAAGCTCTTAAAGCAGAGCATACAAATCG ATTAAAGACTGCTTTTGTAAAAGCTCTACAACAAGAGCAAGAAATTGAACAAAGGCTTGCTCAAGCAGCGTGCCCAAGTCCAGATCCACCAGCTCCAAAAGTAGTCCCGAAAGCAGCTACTCCTACAAGAAGAATAGCGACACCccctgctcctcctcctcagGTGCCGCCGGCACCTACGCTTACACCAACACCACCTGCGCCTAAACTGCAGGAACATCCATTAGTTAAACTGGCCGAAAGTGGAAAGTTTAGCCCTCATCATGCGGCTACTGCAGCTGCTTTACAACAGCAATTGTTAAgag AACTGGCAAAGAATCCTGTAGCAGGCTTACCACATCAACCTCTTCCCGCACACATGATGCCACCGTTCACCTCGATATTATATCCGTATCAACTCGCAATGGCACAGGCTACTGGAGGTAAAGGCCTCGTTGAATTGCAACGGCAAGCAGCGGATCTTCAACGTCAGTACCTGCTCGATATGATTCCATCGCAAGCATCTCAAGCACAGGGCAATCAAGCTCCACCAAGAGCTCATCCGCATAATTGGAAAACGTAA
- the LOC124425654 gene encoding transcriptional repressor p66-beta-like isoform X1, whose product MIFSSLARSCQPYPVVEGMETMELDGDAVVDLSVSSSGRRNSPSINTNSGDAGVPLDLGVHFSASSNLESNMPEARNIQNAARGILAPKSGDDRRTRRNLRPRIERSYAESPDEPRINGYLNGNTSDSDEGRMTNNIPSNTADMPPLLPIKELSSDELAERERTLRKLKEELRSEEMKLVLLKKLRQSQQLKENIAAVPKVPSKLPPPVTVQPTPHGHRTGKAPPPLLRGQPAPSRSSSLHAPPPGMLLPPTTGRSSTSSTGMPPNMVIPQPPHPRSRPPSATPSVPTYHAPADRTERSTKDPTPTPAHQLLVGSQENKTTASLNTPVISEQDRSREDNQTPAQRQAAAKLALRKQLEKTLLQIPPPKPPPPEMHFVPNPSNTEFIYLVGLEHVVDFITKEPAIPPPPEPFECTQCKTDFTPVWKWEKPVGSGKKEGPRGQHATFQRPPAGRDPRVICEHCVTSNVKKALKAEHTNRLKTAFVKALQQEQEIEQRLAQAACPSPDPPAPKVVPKAATPTRRIATPPAPPPQVPPAPTLTPTPPAPKLQEHPLVKLAESGKFSPHHAATAAALQQQLLRELAKNPVAGLPHQPLPAHMMPPFTSILYPYQLAMAQATGGKGLVELQRQAADLQRQYLLDMIPSQASQAQGNQAPPRAHPHNWKT is encoded by the exons ATGATATTTTCGTCTCTTGCAAGATCGTGTCAACC ATACCCAGTGGTCGAAGGAATGGAAACCATGGAGTTAGATGGTGATGCTGTAGTTGATCTGAGCGTAAG cAGCAGTGGCAGAAGAAATTCCCCATCTATAAATACTAATTCAGGTGATGCAGGGGTGCCCTTGGATCTTGGAGTTCATTTCTCTGCAAGTTCTAATTTAGAAAGTAATATGCCAGAAGCACGAAACATTCAAAATGCAGCAAGAGGCATTTTGGCTCCAAAATCAGGAGATGATCGGAGGACTCGTCGTAATCTTAGACCAAGAATTGAAAGAAGTTATGCGGAGAGTCCTGATGAACCTAGAATAAATGGATATCTAAATGGAAATACGTCGGATAGCGATGAAG gtCGAATGACAAATAATATTCCTTCAAACACAGCTGATATGCCACCATTGCTTCCAATCAAAGAACTATCTTCAGATGAATTGGCTGAACGTGAAAGGACATTGAGAAAACTGAAGGAGGAGCTGCGTTCTGAGGAAATGAAATTGGTACTGTTAAAAAAGCTGAGACAATCTCAAcaattaaaagagaatattGCGGCAGTTCCCAAGGTTCCCAGCAAATTACCACCGCCAGTAACAGTACAACCAACACCTCATGG GCATAGAACAGGGAAAGCACCACCGCCATTACTGAGAGGGCAACCAGCACCAAGTAGAAGTAGTAGTCTTCATGCACCACCACCAGGAATGTTGTTACCACCTACAACTGGACGAAGTTCTACTTCAAGTACTGGAATGCCTCCTAACATGGTAATACCTCAACCACCGCATCCTCGGAGTAGACCACCTAGTGCAACGCCGAGTGTGCCAACTTATCATGCTCCGGCTGATAGAACTGAACGCTCCACAAAAGATCCTACCCCTACACCAGCACATCAA CTGCTTGTTGGAtctcaagaaaataaaaccaCAGCATCTTTAAATACGCCCGTAATTTCGGAACAG GATAGATCCAGAGAGGATAATCAAACTCCCGCACAGCGGCAGGCTGCTGCTAAGTTGGCTTTAAGAAAACAACTGGAGAAAACTCTTTTGCAAATACCACCACCGAAACCTCCACCACCGGAAATGCATTTTGTACCGAATCCTTCGAACACAGAGTTTATTTATCTGGTTGGCTTGGAGCATGTGGTTgattttattacgaaagaaCCTGCTATACCCCCTCCTCCTGAGCCGTTTGAATGTACACAGTGTAAAACAGACTTTACGCCTGTTTGGAAGTGGGAAAAACCAGTAGGTAGTGGCAAAAAAGAAGGTCCACGTGGACAGCATGCCACATTCCAACGACCTCCAGCAGGTCGAGATCCTAGAGTCATCTGTGAACATTGTGTGACATCCAATGTCAAGAAAGCTCTTAAAGCAGAGCATACAAATCG ATTAAAGACTGCTTTTGTAAAAGCTCTACAACAAGAGCAAGAAATTGAACAAAGGCTTGCTCAAGCAGCGTGCCCAAGTCCAGATCCACCAGCTCCAAAAGTAGTCCCGAAAGCAGCTACTCCTACAAGAAGAATAGCGACACCccctgctcctcctcctcagGTGCCGCCGGCACCTACGCTTACACCAACACCACCTGCGCCTAAACTGCAGGAACATCCATTAGTTAAACTGGCCGAAAGTGGAAAGTTTAGCCCTCATCATGCGGCTACTGCAGCTGCTTTACAACAGCAATTGTTAAgag AACTGGCAAAGAATCCTGTAGCAGGCTTACCACATCAACCTCTTCCCGCACACATGATGCCACCGTTCACCTCGATATTATATCCGTATCAACTCGCAATGGCACAGGCTACTGGAGGTAAAGGCCTCGTTGAATTGCAACGGCAAGCAGCGGATCTTCAACGTCAGTACCTGCTCGATATGATTCCATCGCAAGCATCTCAAGCACAGGGCAATCAAGCTCCACCAAGAGCTCATCCGCATAATTGGAAAACGTAA